The nucleotide window CTCAATTTGaaagttttagtttattaaaagAGTTTACGTTATATTATGTAGTTATACGCTGACTAAGCGGGAAAATTTGATTTGCAATCTGTTTAAGACTTTGGCTGAGATGGAGCTGAACCTTCCATTTTGTGCCAAGTGATGGATGATACGTTTACGGCAGAAAACATGAGGATTGATAGAAACCCTTTTGTAATGTAAATACAGAAATCTTCAAGCTGCAGGATCAAATGGATTCATTTTATTAATCTCATTTTCCCTGATTTCCTTCGGACCCCCTTCCTTCAAATAAAAAAGTCTGCTAATGCAAATGTCACAACCAGCTGCCAAAAGCTTTGCAAACCTGCGTTCCAGATTCTTTCATCTCATCTTCCCTTCGCTTGCTTCTTTTCAGTTGGCTTCTCATCTCATCTCTGTTTTTTGGCTGCTGTTTAATAAACCTCTGATTCATTCTGCAAACTCTCCGCCGGCCCCAAAACACCTGCAGCACAGGCCTTCCACAGCAATAAAAAAAACCCGAAAGAGAGACAGTAAGAGGCAGAGAAAAAAGAGAGCACAGATACAAATACCACTTAACATAATTACCACCGTCTGTGGGAATTCAAATCCGTGGCCGGAGCCAAATTCTGCAGATCTAAGAGAGGTTTCGCGTTTGAAAAGAATACGTTCAGTGTGTCCAAACTACCGTTTCCCTCAGGGCTCCTAGAGGAACAGAGTGAGACACATCTAcgcacaaaataagatgtttcaAATGAGTTTCGCTCCCCTTTGTGGCATCCAGTGTTTTGTTGGCCTGCACCGAGAGGCTCTTGAGAGCGTATAAATGTAACCAGTCTGTTTCTGTGGTGGTTTGAGACCACGGATGCATGTTTGGCAGTTGAGCACTCTAATTTTGAGCCTAAAAGCAGCAGTGCTTTCAGGCAGCAGAAGAGCATATTATCCAGTATCTAAGGGCTCTCCTctacctccacacacacacattcggcGCAGAGCAGACAGTGTGGTTAACTGATGATAGACTTCAGCTCCTCAGCCTCAAATCCATATGTAGGGCCACAGCCGGTCAGCCAAGGCTGAAATTGCAATTAAACAGTAAATTGCTACTAGGATTGCTGTGGTTTGAGAAAGGTTTCAGCTTTACTGTAACTTGGAAAGAAAACTTTGAATTCACCTTCAAATGTGACCTGTGGGACAATCTGGAGGGAACTTGAGTCCACATTTTTAGAGTTAACGCAGAAGGTGTACTGGCTCAAGATACACCATTTGTCAATGAACAAGAAAGCACAAAAGCCTACTTGTAAAATGAAAAGAGTAAAAGGGGGAAAGCTGCAGTGAGAAATACTGTTTCTCTTTGAAAAAACATATTGTGGTTGAATTATTCAAAGGAATAAGGTACAAACAGTCACCTCAGAGGCACTGTAATATAACAGATGATAAAATGTATTTGTACAACTAATTTGCATGCATAATGTTCAGAAATTGTTAagacaaatacatttatttatactaGCAAGCGAATGTGTATACGAAATGACACTTAAAGTGTCTTAAACATATCTCATCTGAAATAGATTTATGTAACAAGTGGCTTTAAGTGGAGAAAGATTTGTATTGATTACATCAATTGCAAGTTGAAAAGTAATGAGAATTTGTAAGCAAGGAAGCAAACAACTAGCTAAATaacaaaatgaattttttttacactgcaaaaaatgcttgtcttgcttagattttttgtcttgtttctagtctaagtatttaaaatttcttatatcaagaaggattttctagacaagcaaaacatatcgtcttgttttgagaaataatatgccaatattaagtgagtttttccttaaaacaagaaaaataatctgccaatggcgtaagcaaattaatcttgttttttctttcgatgtaagattattttgcttaccctactggcagattattttacttgttttaaggaaaaacacttaatattagcatattatttctcaacacaagaaaatatgttttggttgtctggaaaattcttcttgatttaggaatttttagatatttggactagaaacaagacaaaaaatctaagtaagaaaagcattttttgcagtgtaagtcATAAGTCATGGGGACcttgtcacggttgtggatctatctgctcttctatgatgtgtctgcgtggtGTGAATTGTTTATTTGGGTTTGCGGGGTGTGTGCgcttgtctctgtgtttgtgtgagagtcgcgtggctgtcagtgttgttgtgttcatgtcatcagctgggcggtcacatgatcatggtcatcggtcgcctagcaccgctcaactgattattgcgctcca belongs to Danio rerio strain Tuebingen ecotype United States chromosome 1, GRCz12tu, whole genome shotgun sequence and includes:
- the LOC137489979 gene encoding uncharacterized protein isoform X1, producing MLFCCLKALLLLGSKLECSTAKHASVVSNHHRNRLVTFIRSQEPLGAGQQNTGCHKGERNSFETSYFVRRCVSLCSSRSPEGNGSLDTLNVFFSNAKPLLDLQNLAPATDLNSHRRWPVLQVFWGRRRVCRMNQRFIKQQPKNRDEMRSQLKRSKRREDEMKESGTQFATWLATGQTSNSRKAVHTESADVHVELLVTVEKLSTQRRNLSAQRKPMQTRGEHANSTRKCQLTQPGLEPATFLL